The bacterium DNA segment CAGTGGTGGTGGCCATCGGCAACGGGGCCAATCCGCTGCTGACCGAGGCGACGCCGGAGTTGAAGCTCAACAAGTGGGGCAACATCGTGGCTGACGAGGCCACCGGCCGCACCTCCATGCCCGGTGTCTACGCGGGCGGGGACATCGTGATCGGGGCGGCCACGGTCATTCTGGCGATGGGTGCCGGCAAGCAGGCGGCCCTTGCCATCCACGAGGAGATCATGGCCAGGGAGGTGGCATGACCGCGTTCGCCAATGTCGAGGAGGCCCTCAACTTCGCCATCAAGCGCGAGATCGAGGCCGCCCGCTTCTACACGCAGCTGGCCGCCCGCATGCAGCGGCGCGAGATGAAGGAGGCCCTGCTCGAGATGGCGGAGGAGGAGAAGGGCCACCGCGATCGACTGATCACCGTGCGGGACGGGGGAGGCTTCCAGGCCCGCCCCCGGGAGTTGCGCGACCTGAAGGTCGCCGACTACGTGGACATGCCGGAGATCACGGCGGACCTGGACTGGGCGCAGGCCCTCATCGTCGCCATGAAGCGGGAGGCCGCCGCCCGCGACCTCTACCTGGAGCTGGCCCGCCTCAGTCCCGACGAGGCCATTCGGTCCGTCTTCGAGCGGCTGGCCGAGGAGGAGGGCCTCCACAAGAGACGCTTCGAGGCGGAATACGAGGAGCGCGTGCTGGAAGGCAACTGACGGGATGTGACAGCCGATGGATCC contains these protein-coding regions:
- a CDS encoding ferritin family protein — its product is MTAFANVEEALNFAIKREIEAARFYTQLAARMQRREMKEALLEMAEEEKGHRDRLITVRDGGGFQARPRELRDLKVADYVDMPEITADLDWAQALIVAMKREAAARDLYLELARLSPDEAIRSVFERLAEEEGLHKRRFEAEYEERVLEGN